The Cystobacter ferrugineus genome contains the following window.
GGCCGGCGAGGTTCTTCTCCAGCGTGAGGAAGCCGGGCAGTTCCACGGCATCCACCACGTCCAACCGGACACCGCGCAGCCAGCGCAGGGTCAGCCGGGTGGACACCTGCTCTCGCCCGGGCTGCTTCACGGCCAACGTCTGCCGCTCGGCCGACACGGGGTCCGGCGGTGCACCCTCCATCGGGGCCTCGCATCCACCGAGGAGCAGGGCCAGGGTCATCCACTTCAAACGTGCGCGTTTCATGGGAGCACCTGCTTACGACTGCGTGGAACGGAAGGTGAGGATGCGCGACGTCTTGCCGGCCTCGACCGGCGGCACGACGCACTGGATGTAGAAGTGCGCGAACGTCCAACCATCGGTGATCTCCTGGATGGTGAGCTGGGTATTGCTCGAGGTGCCAGTGGTACTGGTGCAGGACCAGGGGCTCTCCACGACACTGGCGCCGTTGGGCACGCGCGACACCGCCCTGCAGCACGCACTCAGTTGTGTGCTCTGATCGCTCACCCAGACGGTCGCGCTGAACCTCGTGGCGAACGAGCCGTTGATGAGCCGGCGCTCCGAGGGGCAGATCGCCGTGACGGCCACCGCCTGCGGGTTCTCCGCCTGCCCCTGGGCGTTGACCCTGAGGTCGTGGCCAACCCCGACGCACATCGCGCCAGGGGCATTGTCCTCCTCGGCGGCGAGGGCCGCGGTGGACACGGAGAGGGAAAGAAAGGGGATCGACAGCAGCGTGGTGAATCGACGGTTCATGACGTGAGTCCTTTGTTTGCGAATTGCGGGTCAGTAGTACTGCTGGCCAAAGCGATACGTGATGACGCTCGAGGCCTTGCCATTGGAAGCGGCGGGGATCGAGCAGGTGAGAGCGAAGTGCGCGAACGTGTAGTTCATGTGCACCTTCGGGAAGTCCAGGAAGAGGCGCTGATAGGCTCCGCTGCTCCCCGTCGAGCAGACGTTGGCTCCCATGGCGACGTTGCCCGCGGGAGTGCGAGCGAAGAGCTGGCAGCAGACGTCCTCGGTGGGGTGCTGATCGACGACGAAGGCCTGCCCGATCAAGTGGTTGGTGAAGCGGCCGTTCTCCTGGACGCGCCGGGTCGGGCACAAGACCGTGGCCGGGGTCGCGGCCGGGTTCGTGAGGTGCGCCGCCGAGGTGTACGAGACCGCCGCCGTACCGGTGGCCTTGCAGGCCGCGCCGGGATAGCTCGCGTAGAACGAGAAGTCGCCAGCGACGTCGGTGAAGCCCGTGAGCGTCTTCTTCAAGGTATCGCGGCAGACCGGGCAGAACTGATTGGTGTTGCCCTTCATCCGGCAGTCGTGGACGGGCCGGTAGATGCCCTTGCCGTAGGTCGCGCACCCCTCGAACTCGCCCACCGTCTCGTCCGGATCCATGGTCACCGAGTCCCACGTCGTGGGCAGCGCGATGTCAGGAGTCAGGAAGTCGGACCAGGCCACCTCCGTCCGGCTCAGGCTCGTGGAGCAGTTCTTGGCGTTGACGGGACCCTTCGGGTAGGGGGTCGTCTTGTAGGCACCCGCGATGTACTCGTCGTAGAGGTTGGACACCATGTGCCCCATCTCGTGCGCGAGTACGTACCAGCTCGCTCCGATGGGCACGGTGAGCCGCCCCCCTCCCCCACAGCCTCCCGACTCTCCCGTGAGCACGTTGAGGACGCGGACCTCCAGATCCCGCTTGGGCACGAGCTCGTCCAGGATGGCCTTGAGAGTAGCCGAGGTGTTGGCGGTCCCCTCCACCCAGCACCGGCCCCAGCAGGCCGTGTAGACGAAGTCCAGGGCGGTATCGCGGGTGTAGCAGGCCGGGCTCGAGGACGCGTTGCACGCCGTGTCCACCACGTCGTCCGTCGTCTCGCGCGTGCCACAGCCCTCGCTGTAGCGGCGGATGGAGACACCCGACTGCGGGGACGTCAAGTCGACCCGGTAGATGTTGAAGGCCGATTGGTTCTCCCGGAAGTACTCGTCCTGGGTGAAGACTCCGCCGAGGACCTTGTCCTGGACGTATTGGTGGTAGTCGTCCATGTCGTTGGCGGTGAAGCCATCGCCGATGATCACCAACACCTTCTTCTCGGCGTCGGGACCGTTATCGAGAATCTTGGTGGCCGTCTGCGCGTGGGCCGGACTGGCGAGGCCCAACAACGCGAGTCCTCCAAGCAAGAGAAGGGGTTTCATGGGTCCTGTCATGGCCATGAGGGGTGCTCCTTTCTTCGTGTGGGAAGGGAATGAAGTGCGAACCCGGCCGCGAGGAGCGCGGCCTTCGCGAGGGAGTGATTGCAGCCGCGATGCCAACCCGGCTTCACCCCGGATCCCGGGCACTTGCGCCTCGTGTCACGTGCCGGCGGAGGGCTGGACGGGGCCCTGGCACAGTCCGCCGCGCACTTGAGGCACGCGAGGGCACGTGCCACTGTGCCAGCGGAGAACCCCCCTCCTCCCCCCATGCCGACTCCCGAACAGGAAGAGCGGACACTCGAGCCGACGCTCGCGCCAGAGCCCACCACCGCCCCCTCCCCTTCCAGGCCCACGCCTCCGGAAGCGGAGTTCCCCGTGCCCCACTGGGAGCGCTACGAGTTCCTCGAGCGCCTGGGCAGCGGAGGCATGGGCGAGGTCTACAAGGCGAGGGATCGGCGCCTGGGCCGGATCGTGGCGCTCAAGTTCATCCGCGGGGCGGATCCCGACAAGGTGATGCGCTTCCTCCAGGAAGCCCGCGCGCAGGCGCGCATCGATCATCCCCACGTCTGCAAGGTGTACGAGGTCGGCGAAGTGGGCACGAAGGCCTATATCGCCATGCAACTCATTGGTGGAGAGGGGCTCGACCGGGCGGCCCGGGGCATGAGCCTGCCCGAGAAGGTGCAGGTGATGCGGGAGGTCGCCGCCGCCGTCCACGAGGCGCACCGGCTCGGCGTCATCCACCGCGACCTCAAGCCCTCCAACATCATGGTCGAGCGCGGAGCGGATGGGCGCTGGGTGCCGGTGGTGATGGACTTCGGCCTGGCGTACGACATCGGCCAGGGGCACGACCTCACCCAGACGGGCGCGCTGATGGGCACGCCCTCGTACATGGCGCCCGAGCAGGCCCGCGGCGACGTGCGCGGCATCGATCGCCGCTCCGACGTCTACAGCCTGGGCGCGACGCTCTACGAGTTGCTCGCCGGGGTGACGCCGTTCACCAGCGACTCGCTCCTGGGCACGCTGAACAAGGTGCTCCACGAGGAGCCCCCCTCGCCGCGCACGCACGTGCCCCACCTCCCGGGCGACCTGGAGACGCTCGTCCTCAAGTGCCTGAGCAAGGAGCCGGACCAGCGCTATGACTCGGCCCGGGCCCTGGCCGAGGATCTCGGACGCTACATGGATGGCGAGCCCATCCTCGGACGGCGCCCGAGCCTGCTCCAGCGGCTGCGGCGGCGTGCGCGCAAGCACCGCGCCCTGGTGGCTGTCTCGGCGGTGTCCCTGGCGAGCATCCTCGTCCTCGCCGTCTTCGGCGCGCGCGCGTGGCTGGAGGCGCGCACCACCCGCCAACGCTCCGAGCAGCGCGCGCGGCTGGCCGGACAGCTCGGGCAGCAGGTGAAGGAGATCGAATGGTTCCTGCGCGCGGCCCACACGCTGCCCCTGCACGACACCAGCCGCGAGCAACAGCTCGTCCGCGAGCGCATGGCGCGGCTCGCCTCCCAGCCCCATGAGCTGGGCGGCCATGGCGAAGGTCTGGTGCACTACGCCCTGGGGCGCGGCTATCTGGCCATGCACGAGCTGGAGCGCGCCCACGAGGAGCTGGAGCAGGCCCGGGCGCGGGGCATCGACTCGCCCGAGCTGCACTACGCGCGCGGCCGTGTGCTCGGCGAGCTGTACCACCGGGCCCTGGAGGACGCGCGGCGCAGCGGCGGCAAGGAGTGGGTGGCCACGCGGCAGCGCCTCCTGGAGAAGCAGTATCTGGAGCCGGCGCTCCAGTCGCTCGAGCGCAGCCGGGGCCTGGATCTGGAGTCACCCCGCTACCTCGAGGGCCTCATCGCCTTCTACCGCCGGGAGTACGACACGGCGGCACGGCTCGCGGCCCAGGCCGCCGAGGAGACGCCCTGGGTGTACGAGGCCTGGAAGCTCGCCGGAGACGTGGCCTACACCCGCGCCATGGAGCACCTGGAGCGGGGCGACTACGAGCCGACACGCGCGGGGCTCCAGGAGGCGGACCGGTCGTACACGCGGGCCCTCGAGTCCGGACGGAGCGATGCGCGCAACCACGAGGCCCTCGCGGAGGCGTGGCTGCAACAATCGGGGCTCGACTCGCGGCAGGGGAACTCACGCAAGGCCTCGCTGGAGCGCGCGCTGGCCGCGGCGGACCAGGGCCTCCACGCGGCTCCCGGGCGAGCCTCGGGCCATACCAAGAAGGCCCAGGTGCTGATGCAGTGGTACCGGCTGATGAACTTCGAGAAGGGCGGTCTGGATCCCGCGCCGATCCTCACCGAGTGGACCGCCACCGCCGCGCGCGCCGTGGAGTTGGATCCACGTGACGTGTACGCCTACGACATGCTGGGCTACAGCCACTTCATGCGCGCGCTCCGGCTGGCGCGGGAGGGCGCGGCGCCAGACGCCGCCTGGGATGAGGCCATCTCCTGGCTGACCCGGGCGTTGGAGCTGAAGCCCGAGTACCCCTGGGGGCACAATGACCTGGCGCAGGTCTACCGCTGGAAGGGCAACCATCAGTGGGAGCACGGAGGAGATCCACGCGAGGCATACGCCCGGGCCGAGCACCACCTGCTCCAGGCGGCGCGAAGCGACCCGGCCTACCTCTTCGCGCACACGAACCTCATCGACGTGTACAGCCAGAGGGCCGAGTACGAGCTGTCGCACGGGCGCGACCCTCGGCAGGACGTGGACAAGGCGCTCCAGGCGGGCGAACGGGCCCTCTCGCTCGATGGCAACTACGTCCTGGCACTGAACCAGGTGGCGCTCGCGGAGCTGAAGCTCGCGCGCTACCTCGTCGACAGCGGCGGGGACCCACGCCCGCGGCTGGAGCGGATGTTCCAGCACCTCGAGCGCTCCGCGGTCATCAACCCCCACTTCGGGCGGACCCCCCTCTACCGAGCCATGGGCCACCTGCTGGAAGTGGAGCATGCGATGAGGGATGGCCGGGAGCCCACGACCGCGCTCGAGGCGGGACGGAAGTCCCTGGCGGAGGCGAACCGCCTGAGCTGCGGTTGGGTCGAGTGCCGGCTCGTGAGCACACGATTGGCCCTGGCGGAAGCGGCGTGGGCGCGGCAGCGGAGACGCCCGGAACAGCCTCTCCTCCAGCAGGCGCTCGCGGAGGCCCGGCGCGCCGTGGAGATGTATCCCCTCGCCGAGACCCACCAACTCCTGGCCCGGGTCCACTGGCGGCTGGCGGAGGCGCTGCCCCCGGACAAGGGACTCCCCTCGATCACCGAGGGACTGGCACAGGTGGACCTGGCGCTCCGGTTCGACCCGAACCTGGCGCACGCCCATGCCCTGCGCGGGGCCCTGCTGCTGAACCGCGCGCGGACGATGCCCGAGGCCGAGCGCCTCGACCCCCTCCGTCAGGCCCGGTCCGCGCTCGAGCGGGCCCTCGCGCTCAACCCGTTGCTGCGGCGGGAGTACGAAGCGCCGCTGCGCGAGACGGAGTCAGGGCTTCGCTAGCGCCTCGGGAGGAATGCCGGTGAAGAGCTTCCCCTCCGTGGAGAAGTCCTTGGACGTGCAGGGCCCCACGCCGTAGGTCTTCAGCTGATTGGGATCCTGCCCGGCCCAGGCCTCCGCGTCCGGGCGGCGCCGGTTCTCCGGGTTGAAGCACACCGCGCCGCGTGGGCTCCAGAGCGCCTCGATGCGCTCGACCGGTTCGCCCTCGCCCGAGGCGTACTGATCCCACTTCTCGATCTTCGTGCCCTTCTTCGTGTAGCTCTTGAAGTCACGGTGGCCGACGAAGTAGGCGGCGCGCTTGGCCTGCAGACAGGAGCGGTAGACGTAGTCGCGGGTCTCGTCGCGCACCCCCGTGCTGGAGTCCCAGGGCGTGAAGCCCCAGGCCAGGCAGGTGACGAGCGAGCCCTGCTCGCAGCCCATGCTGGTCACCTGGGAGTCGAGCTTGACGCTGGCGTTCACGCCACTGACGCGCTGTCCCTGGAGGAAGGAAACGACAGCCCCCCCCACATCCGCCTCGCAGTGCCGGACCCAATCGGAGCGCAACCGGGCATCCCGGTATTCGAGCTTGTAGCGATGCACCCTGTCCGTCGTCGCGTCCGGCTTCGGCGGCTGGTGAGCGGAGAACCTCATCTCATAGGCAATGCTCGGGCCCCCGCTCACCGTGGACAGGGCATCGAGGCCGAGGATCAGCGCCTCCAGGCCGTCGCCCTTCGCGATGGACTCCTCCGTCTCCCCCTGGACCCGGTACTTGATGGAGAGCTCGGTCCGGTCTCCATTGATGGCGAGCACCTCCACGGGCTTGGAGTCGGCCGCGAGCTTGCCGCGGATCCGCGGTTGGACGAGGCGGAGAGGCTCGTTCAGATACCGCACTTCGAGCAGGACTCCCGTCGGCGTGTTGATGAAGGCCTCCGGGCAGAAGAACGGCTCACCCTGGACCTTGAAGCAGTAGTTGCCGCCCTCGGCGGTGTAGATGCCCTTGGCGTTGCCAGTGCCCCCGGGGTCACAGTCGCCCGTGGGACAATTCTCATCGATCTGCTCCAGCAGGGACTGCCTGATGCCGCAGGAGGGCCCCCCGGGACAGGTCCTGAGCGGGCCCGTCTCGGTCCCTCCCGGGACGGGCTGCCGGACGCCCCACCAGCACCCGCTGGCCACCGTCGCCAGGGCCACGCTGAGGAGCCAGGACCACCGCCGCCCGCCCACCGCGCGGGTCTCCATTCCATGTGTCGTCATATCCATGTGTCTTCCCCCTGATGCGGCGGCACGGGCTGGCTTCCCCCCTCCGTGCCCACCCATGCCGCCGCGAAGTCTCGTTGCCCGCCGGCTTAGCCAAAGCCATGCCAGCGCGTCAAAACGCGGAGGGGCGAGGAATCACGGGCACATACGCGCCGGACGAGCCGGAAGGCGCACGGCTTCGCGAGGGTGACACACCGGTGGCACGGTTGCTGGCACAGCGAGCCGTGCCAGACCCACCCGCCTATAATCCCCGCGCATGGAACAGAACGGGTCGACCCTGAAGCCGAGCGGGATTCTGGGTGACAAGCACGCCGCCGAGGAGCGCGTCCCGGGTCTGCTGCGGCTGTTCGCCGCGGGGACGGC
Protein-coding sequences here:
- a CDS encoding M64 family metallopeptidase, giving the protein MKPLLLLGGLALLGLASPAHAQTATKILDNGPDAEKKVLVIIGDGFTANDMDDYHQYVQDKVLGGVFTQDEYFRENQSAFNIYRVDLTSPQSGVSIRRYSEGCGTRETTDDVVDTACNASSSPACYTRDTALDFVYTACWGRCWVEGTANTSATLKAILDELVPKRDLEVRVLNVLTGESGGCGGGGRLTVPIGASWYVLAHEMGHMVSNLYDEYIAGAYKTTPYPKGPVNAKNCSTSLSRTEVAWSDFLTPDIALPTTWDSVTMDPDETVGEFEGCATYGKGIYRPVHDCRMKGNTNQFCPVCRDTLKKTLTGFTDVAGDFSFYASYPGAACKATGTAAVSYTSAAHLTNPAATPATVLCPTRRVQENGRFTNHLIGQAFVVDQHPTEDVCCQLFARTPAGNVAMGANVCSTGSSGAYQRLFLDFPKVHMNYTFAHFALTCSIPAASNGKASSVITYRFGQQYY
- a CDS encoding serine/threonine-protein kinase, giving the protein MPTPEQEERTLEPTLAPEPTTAPSPSRPTPPEAEFPVPHWERYEFLERLGSGGMGEVYKARDRRLGRIVALKFIRGADPDKVMRFLQEARAQARIDHPHVCKVYEVGEVGTKAYIAMQLIGGEGLDRAARGMSLPEKVQVMREVAAAVHEAHRLGVIHRDLKPSNIMVERGADGRWVPVVMDFGLAYDIGQGHDLTQTGALMGTPSYMAPEQARGDVRGIDRRSDVYSLGATLYELLAGVTPFTSDSLLGTLNKVLHEEPPSPRTHVPHLPGDLETLVLKCLSKEPDQRYDSARALAEDLGRYMDGEPILGRRPSLLQRLRRRARKHRALVAVSAVSLASILVLAVFGARAWLEARTTRQRSEQRARLAGQLGQQVKEIEWFLRAAHTLPLHDTSREQQLVRERMARLASQPHELGGHGEGLVHYALGRGYLAMHELERAHEELEQARARGIDSPELHYARGRVLGELYHRALEDARRSGGKEWVATRQRLLEKQYLEPALQSLERSRGLDLESPRYLEGLIAFYRREYDTAARLAAQAAEETPWVYEAWKLAGDVAYTRAMEHLERGDYEPTRAGLQEADRSYTRALESGRSDARNHEALAEAWLQQSGLDSRQGNSRKASLERALAAADQGLHAAPGRASGHTKKAQVLMQWYRLMNFEKGGLDPAPILTEWTATAARAVELDPRDVYAYDMLGYSHFMRALRLAREGAAPDAAWDEAISWLTRALELKPEYPWGHNDLAQVYRWKGNHQWEHGGDPREAYARAEHHLLQAARSDPAYLFAHTNLIDVYSQRAEYELSHGRDPRQDVDKALQAGERALSLDGNYVLALNQVALAELKLARYLVDSGGDPRPRLERMFQHLERSAVINPHFGRTPLYRAMGHLLEVEHAMRDGREPTTALEAGRKSLAEANRLSCGWVECRLVSTRLALAEAAWARQRRRPEQPLLQQALAEARRAVEMYPLAETHQLLARVHWRLAEALPPDKGLPSITEGLAQVDLALRFDPNLAHAHALRGALLLNRARTMPEAERLDPLRQARSALERALALNPLLRREYEAPLRETESGLR
- a CDS encoding ADYC domain-containing protein — encoded protein: MTTHGMETRAVGGRRWSWLLSVALATVASGCWWGVRQPVPGGTETGPLRTCPGGPSCGIRQSLLEQIDENCPTGDCDPGGTGNAKGIYTAEGGNYCFKVQGEPFFCPEAFINTPTGVLLEVRYLNEPLRLVQPRIRGKLAADSKPVEVLAINGDRTELSIKYRVQGETEESIAKGDGLEALILGLDALSTVSGGPSIAYEMRFSAHQPPKPDATTDRVHRYKLEYRDARLRSDWVRHCEADVGGAVVSFLQGQRVSGVNASVKLDSQVTSMGCEQGSLVTCLAWGFTPWDSSTGVRDETRDYVYRSCLQAKRAAYFVGHRDFKSYTKKGTKIEKWDQYASGEGEPVERIEALWSPRGAVCFNPENRRRPDAEAWAGQDPNQLKTYGVGPCTSKDFSTEGKLFTGIPPEALAKP